The region ATTCCTACATGATTAGACGACACCTACCCGGCATATGCCTGTTACAGGCTGAACTTGAAACTACTTAGCCCATGGTGTGGTTGATTTCATTTATTTACTCAACTTTACAAGTTTAGTAGCGTAAATCTTTTCAGTGTAACAGATGGTAGGCAATGCTGCTACAGTAATGTGCTCAGCGGAATATGCTAATATAACGTCAATATCAAATGACTAAACTGTTCCCGCGCACTGTCCCGAACAAACACTTTAGGCTACTATTAATGAACCAAAGAAGGACGATATCCAAACCGTGTATCATCATTTGAAAATGGGCGGGAAGTGTACATAAAACTCTGAACAAGCATCTCTCCAAATGTCATTGGATGACTTAACGTTGTCAGAATGTTTTTTTCTAAACTATCTTTCTCAACCCCGGACTGGTAAGAGAGCAAGTCGACAATCAGAAGCTACAAACTTACAAACCCTAATCGAAACGGCAATGTTCCATGGATACAGTTGCAGCAGGACATCATAGGCAACGATTTTGAGAGCAGGAGACAGACCAACATTTTGGAGTTGCAGWTAAGTTGCACCTGTAGGCTAACCTGTACCGTCAGTCCGGAAGGGTAGTATATAGCCTAATTGTGGAGTTGGATAGAATCTTTCTGAATAACACGGGTCTATAAATTAACCATGGGAAATATCCCTGAACACTCTTTTAGAATCTCAAACGTTATCAACTTCACGTGAACGGGGTTCAAGAATAAAGATAAACCTCAACTCTGCAGGCTGGACGATTGGAattagtttttagtttttcaacttCGTGCATCTTGGTCTACAAGTGGACATCCAACATTCCAATCCAatgtgataaaaatatatatatttttaaggaaGGTGGTGATGACCATACACTTGAGTTGGAAATGGCGTGACATCCATGTTTTCCGTGCTGATGCGAGTTGTTACATTGGGATGGTATTAAAAAGGGAGGCGGACCCTGGCAGTGTACCAACTTCTTTCAGGCTACAGACTATTTACTACATTTTCGCAGTGCCTTGCGTCACAACCAAGAAGACGTATACCATCAAAATCATTCACACATACCTTAGTATCAACTTTTGAAACCtgtatcatataacattattctCTTTATGGTTTTCGTCCACCAAGAATGGCTGGAGGGGCAAACAGACTGAGCAGCGCATCTGCAAGAGGAGACTTAGCAGAAGTTGAGATGTTATTACAGAACGGAGCAGATGTTAATGAAAACAATGTATTCGGCAGGACACCGTTACAGGTTGGTTctgcattttattttataaacatGTAAATCTATAAATTCATGATTCAGTCTATTTGATCGATTTGAACTTAAACTACCACATCTTAGCATATGTGTGTTGGTATAGCCTAATGTAAAATGGACTAAACTGCGTGCTTTATTGACAAATAAAGTGTTAAAATTATCCAGAGGCTACAATTTCTGTAACTTggactatatatatatgtatgtatacttGATCCAAATGATTTYTAACGAATAGTCTAATATAgcataaagagaatagggtgtcatattttttattgtatgatTTATGGAGAGTGCAGCAAAGTGACTTGTTGGCCTTCATTTTGTAGCATTATGTGAACCACTAAAAACCCCAATGTAGACGAGACTAATGATGTACACCTATTCGTGAGTTACCAGAAACAGTAATTGCAATGCATTATATATTTGTTGTTGGTGaatatattcatatttttgacattCTGTAGACTAAAAAGTTTAGCAGGTTTATATATCTTGTTAAGGATGGGTTCAAACATTATGAAAACTTGTCAATCATTGAATAATGTGATTACGTTTTTATATTTCTAAAGAAGTATCATTGCTCAATAGTGATAATTAAAGAAGATAATATAGTCAAGACCTTGATGCTTGACCTCATGCACTACTCTTTGGACAAGCATGCACACTCAAACACATAGGCCTATGAAACATGTAATTGGTTTCAACAAGACTATTTCTTAAATTGTAAGTTTATAGATAAAACACTAATTTGCTGTTTCTTTATGTCATGACACATTTATGTGGGTTGATCACTTGGTTGGTTAGGCTATATTTATACCGCCTTGGCATACCTCTGAATATCTGCCTTTGACCACATGGGGAATCTCCAAATGCAATGTTTGYTTTAGAAATGTAACTAAGTTTACTGTTTTCTCAAATTACAAAATCAAACTCATGAAAAACTAGCAAATTGCAGATTGTGAAAGACTGTTGATTTGGACAGTTCATAACCAGACTGGATAGATTTTCAGGCTAATATCTTACCATGTTATAGGGTCCAGGGTGCAGATGAAAAGGGCTGAAAGTGGTTAATTGACCRAACCACACGTTTTTGTTGAATGTATAACTCCAATTTAGGCCTRTACTCAAATTCAAAGTGCTCTATAAGATTTACCTTAGTACATAAGAAAACGATATAAGTATGACATGTATCCTCACGCACAAAACTGTAATACACTATTAGTATCACTCTCTTCCAAATGAAAAATATATGTCATGGCTATTAATTCTATATGCCTAATAATGATGACGACGAACTAAGGCTCTATGATTTATTAGAAGATAATAGGTTTACATTATTTAGGTAAAATACGAATGAAAAAAGGTTAACATAATGAATACATAATAAATTGTTATGTGATTTAGATTCGTTTTTTATCGTTCCttttgaaaacaacaggtgtaaatctAGACGTGTCTCTCTCCGCAACATAGCCCTAAAGAATTCCTATTTTCCTTAAAACAGTATACTTCTTACAGCCTACATGTTCTGTCTTTgcatatactatactatataagtGTTCTGCTCTCAACCAGCTCTGATATTTGATTATATTTTCCaccctttttttcttctttctttcttaaatTTTTTACAGGTGATGAAACTTGGTAACCCCGCCATCGCGGAAGCGCTGCTGAGGGCGAACGCAAATCCAAACGTGCGCGACCATGTCAGAGGTCTCACCATCACTCATGACGCTGCAAGGGATGGATATGCAGACACCCTACACGTACTGATGGATCATGGCGCAGACGTCAATCTCCTGGACAATGATGGCAATCTTCCATTGCATCTAGCCGCAAGAGAAGGCTATCTTGATGTGGTCCAGCTCCTTGTTGGTTGCACGATAGAAGCCACAAGGTGCAACTCCAAAGGCCACACACCTTATGATTTGGCGACTATGAACCATAGAGTATCCATTGCGCAATACATTCAGGGGCACACCAATTAATGAATATATATCGGACAATCCTGGCTGGGATAGCGAGGTCGTAGGCCTACATAAGAACGAGGAAGAAAGTAGCAAAAACATGTAGGTCAATCTACCTCTCTGGTTACAATGTATTTGGATGTTTTTCAGACATGATAGCCTCAATTCTCAATCATAAAGGATGGCCCTAGCATGAACGTTTCCTCCTAACCTAATAAGAAAACATAGCCTATTTTGGTTTTGACTCCAATTTTCTCCATCACAGAACAAATGTGACGAGATTATATGCCACTGGAATGATCATTTGAATCTATTTAATATATTAAAGCATTTTTAGGCCGACAGCATTTCCCTAACAACATCTCCAGCTgctttgtttctctttttttctcatgtttttccGATATTCCCTAGTGGTACACGTAAGGTGGGGATTTGTCTTTCRAATTCAATTCATTACCAACATTTTAATAACTATTTGAGATGTGGGTTTGATAATTCAACGACTATTTCAAATGAAATGAGGAACAATATTTTATTGTTTAACTTCAAGACCATAGGCTGTAGGTATTAGAATAGATGACCCTCTTCATCCAAGGTAGCCTACTCTTGTGCGCATAGCAAATGTYTTATTTTGTCCCGATAGCCCATTTTGTTAATTAAACCCATGCTATTTTGAGTAATAACCCAGTGACCTAGGCTTACCTTCATTCTCCTTGTCCAGACCATTGGGCAAAAATKATCAAACTAATGGTAGTCTGACTGTATCGGCAATTCTTTTCGATTTTCAGTGCATTtgtaaataatcatacaaatagATTTTGTAAGGAACTGTGAAAGCACGCGTTTACTAATattcacgttttgttttttttaaccaaagACAACAACTGTCTGCAGGTCTTACCTGATTTTCTGTTTGGCTTTTAGATAGCAATTTGGTTGAAATATAATGTATGTAGGGCTATACTACCAGTAGGCCTCGTTTTACTGTATTATCTTCTATTTGAATATTGCTAATCGATGTTTTTCACTGTTGTTTGATTTGTGAGACGAATAAATTCATTTGTTCACTGATTATTAGAAGTTTGcgtcattttttaaatcatttgcCATTTTTTATATCCCCCTTGAGGCTACTCAGCACTGCTGATGTGATCAACCAACAGTGATTGTTCCATACGATATAGTATTTTATTAATTCAAGGAAAATATAGGCTATTGAAAGTAGGCATACCCTATCTTGGAATGAAGTATATGAGCTGGACCGAAATACTAGGGGTCAAAATGAAACTGTATAAAAAATATTGTTACTCCAAACATTGGCTAGACATCTGCTTTGCTTCTACATTTATTATCACTGTGATTATGAAATCATGTAATGTTAGTTTTAAGGTGGCTATAGAGTTGCTAAATTTTTATGGTACTATTCAAGCCATGGAATGTCTATCCACGCACCACTTTGACAggcaattattatatatatatattattttttattccttTGCAAATTAACAGCGCAATTAACATTCAAATACGAACTTCAAACATTCACGGCTTGTGGTGGCCACTTGGAGAAAAGCACAGCAAAGCCATAGCTTATAGGCCTAACCTGCTACTTTAGGTTCGGTGAGGAGGAACATGCCCAATTTCTGTCCCACGGTCATATTTGAGAAGTTTGGCACTTTGAATGGCAATATCATTTGTCTTTTAAAAGCGAGAAAACgttaatatttttttgaaataagtTTAGTCAAACTGTGAATGGCTATGTAATACCCTCATAAACATAATGTGGTTGACTTCTTTCTAGTCATGTAGGCGATGTAGGCTATCTAATCATGTTGTCTCTCAAACAAGCTTAATTAATGCAAGGAAAGCGATGAGACTACTTTATTTCAATTgggataggcctacagtacagccATGGAGACAAAAGTAATCAGGTATKCTTGAATGTGATGATCCCTTTTACGACACATTCGATCAGATTTACATTTGCAgtgttgttttggcggtgtcggaggtggaactccGTCGGTTTTATGTTCATATCATTGAGTTATATTAGCCCAACCGGCCGGCAGATGGCGCTATTATTCATTTGAAGTTGTCATCTGCATCCAACTGGAATGTTTGCAGCAGGGTAGACCCACACAGAGGAGGTgttataatacccataaaacctagtSgtcaaacagggaaatggttccaatcgtttttccacaattcatctttcccatagaggattttagagacacttaaaataatgttttgtgtaTGCTTACCCTGGGGTGACGTTTTCATAACCACATAAATCTCTGTCTGACAAAGGTGacctttatcaatatattcggctctatttactctcaRattcgaaaatgctaattagctttAAAATAGGCGTCAAAACCAAAAATCTgcaaattagcatttcattttgggggataatacaggcgaatatattgataaattcaccttgtcctagagagatttacacggttatcaaaacgtcaccccagggtaagcctacacaaaacacagcccttatttgaagtgtatCTAAAATCCCCAATGGGAAAAATTAAAGGttgaaaaacgattggaaccatttccctgtttgaccggctaggttttatggatattattattatttctctgTATATGATCAGGGGGCCAGGATTCCGGTCTGCAAGCACACTTTCCACTTTCGGTACTGCAGTTTAGCTGAAGTTAAGCCCAAAAGGAAAATTCCCATCGACGGCCCCATAGAGAAGTMaaaaaaaaacatttaaaaaacacttttGTTATCACTTTGAGGCAAaaatatctatattattatttaagTTATTGTCCTCAAGGCTGATTTTTACACAGCCGcagatattaacattttatattcatccaatgtctgtTATATTTCTGGATGACATGATGAAGTTGTTGCCGCTCGCTCTGCTCCATTGCTCACTGTAAGTGCTAGTGCGCAGGCGTTATAGGCTCTGTGAAGCCGATAGCGACCACCACGAAACAGTGTTTGCGAACATGAGTAGAYTACATTGAAAACAACAGGCATCCATCTTGGACGCAGTCTCTAGTTCATAGATAGCTCTAGGCGCTATTATTCCTTTTATGTCGTTTGTCATCTGCGTCCAACAGGAATGTATGCAGCCGGCTATGCACTTGTGTCCCC is a window of Salvelinus sp. IW2-2015 linkage group LG13, ASM291031v2, whole genome shotgun sequence DNA encoding:
- the LOC111971673 gene encoding cyclin-dependent kinase 4 inhibitor C-like encodes the protein MAGGANRLSSASARGDLAEVEMLLQNGADVNENNVFGRTPLQVMKLGNPAIAEALLRANANPNVRDHVRGLTITHDAARDGYADTLHVLMDHGADVNLLDNDGNLPLHLAAREGYLDVVQLLVGCTIEATRCNSKGHTPYDLATMNHRVSIAQYIQGHTN